The DNA segment GATGAATACTTTGAATATATGAGAATTGCACCTGCAGACCGTGATAAGCTTATGAAGGACTACTCACATGGCATGAAGAACAAGATGCAGATGTTGGTAAATATTATTGCTCAGCCTAATATACTCCTTCTTGATGAACCGCTGACATCCCTTGATGTCGTTGTGGCCGAAGAGATGAAGCAGATGCTTCGTACTTTAAAACAAGGTCGTATTACCATCTTCTCCACACACCTTTTAGATCTCGCTCTTGATCTGTGTGACGAGATTATCTTACTCAGCCACGGTGAACTTGAGGTTGTCGAAAAGTCCAATCTTGACAGCCAGAACTTCAAAGACAGAATTATCTGTGCTCTTCAGGAGGAAGGATATGAATAAGACGTTAAAGATTTCATTCTCCCTGAAAAATACATACCGTGTGAATACCATACTTTATTCACTCAAGCAGATTCCATTGCTGAAAAAAGTGCTTCCGGAATCCCTTTACAAAGTTAAGGCATTTAAAATTCTGGCCAATATATTCTCCTTTTGCTGGGAGATCATCTCGGTGTTTTTAGGGAAGTTTATCTATCTGGCCTTTATGATTTGTGAGGCTGGTCTGTTATATTCAGGTTCTCCGAAACGCCAGACTTTTCTGCATTTGCTTTTACTCTTAACCATCATGGGTGACTATCTGAATACGAGCGTTTTTAATCCGTCAAAGGATAAGTATTATGCGATGATCCTCATGCGGATGAATGCCAAAGAGTATACCCTGGTCAATTATCTATACTCTACGCTGAAAGTGATCATCGGTTTTCTTCCCTTTACCTTGTGGTTCGGTGTTAAGTGGGGATTGCCCGTATGGCTGTGTATCCTGCTTCCTTTTTCAATTGCAGGATCAAAGCTTGCTTTCACTTCCGTAAAATTACAAAATTATGAGAAGGGCAAAACCGTATACAGCGAAAACAGTATAGGGAATTTCACCTGGCTGTTCACCGGAATTCTTCTGGGAATTACGTACGGTCTTCCTGCTCTTGGAATCACGCTGCCGGAACTCTTATCTGCCGGAATTCTGCTGATCTTTATCCCTGCGGGATTGATCGGACTGAAAAAAGTTCTTTCTTTTGGTTCTTATCGGGAAGTCAATCAACAGCTGCTTTTCCAGACGATGAATCAGATGGATGCCGTTGCTAACATGACAAAGGAGATGAGCCAAAAAAACATCTCCGCAGATCTTTCAATCAACAGCAG comes from the Blautia liquoris genome and includes:
- a CDS encoding ATP-binding cassette domain-containing protein → MRFEIEHLSKSFEKKEVLRDINFVFEEGKIYGLLGRNGAGKTTLFNCLNRDIKMDSGNLFLESCDTRREVVPEDIGYVLSTPTVPEFLTGREFLKFFLDINETSVKDIKPIDEYFEYMRIAPADRDKLMKDYSHGMKNKMQMLVNIIAQPNILLLDEPLTSLDVVVAEEMKQMLRTLKQGRITIFSTHLLDLALDLCDEIILLSHGELEVVEKSNLDSQNFKDRIICALQEEGYE